A segment of the Bradyrhizobium sp. CCBAU 53340 genome:
TATGGCCGAGATGCCCGACCATATGCGGATGCGTCAGCGCCGCCTGCACGATCAGGCCGACCCGGGTGCGCTTGAGCACGATCAGGAGCGCCACGAAAATGATGACCGATACCGCCAGCATGAAGATCTTGTAGGCGGGATAGTTGGTCGAGAAGATCGTGAAGGCCGGGAAATCCAGCAGTGCCGGCACGCGATAGTCGAGCGGGCTCTTGCCCCAGATCATCGAGACGATCTCTTCGATCGCGAAAGCCAGGCCGAACGTCAGCAACAGCTCGGCGACATGGCCGTGCTTGTGGGTGTTGCGCAGGCCGTAGCGCTCCACCGTCATGCCCATGACGCCGACCAGAAGCGGCGCCAGCACCAGCGCCGGCCAGAAACCGATCCATTTGGTAAGCTGGAAGCCGAAGAAGGCGCCGAGCATGTAGAAGCTGGCATGAGCGAAATTGAGCACGCCCATCATGCTGAAGATGACGGTCAACCCGCTCGACAGCAGGAAGAGCAGCATGCCGAACAGCACGCCATTCAGGGTCGAAATGACAACGAGTTCAAGCACAGCGCACTCATGGATATCCGGGGCCACATAGCTCCGGCGAGCATCGTCCAAGCGATCAAATGCATTCCGGCCGCCGCCCTCCCGCAACCAATGGAAGCGGGACGGCGACGAGCTTAGAGATTAGGGCCGTACCATCTTGCAGGTCGTGGAGACCATGGCCTGCGGCGTATCGACCTTGGAAACCAGATGCCAGCCCCAACCGGTGCTCTCCTCGTCGAACGGCTCGTTCGCGGCAAGCTTGCCGAAGGAGGAAACGTAGATCGGCTGGAAGAACTGGTGGTCGTCCTTGCGCATGAGGCCCTGGCCGCCGTCGAGGACATCGAACTTCATGTCCTCGAGCGCCGCCGCCACCTTCACGGGCTCGATCGAGTTGGCCTTCTCGGCGGCGGCCTTGAACATGCGCATCTCATTGACGGCACGCGGGTACCACAGCGACATATTCACCTTGGCGCGGAAGGCCTTCTCGAAGTCCATCGCACCCTGGTTGCCGGAATT
Coding sequences within it:
- a CDS encoding branched-chain amino acid ABC transporter permease, which gives rise to MLELVVISTLNGVLFGMLLFLLSSGLTVIFSMMGVLNFAHASFYMLGAFFGFQLTKWIGFWPALVLAPLLVGVMGMTVERYGLRNTHKHGHVAELLLTFGLAFAIEEIVSMIWGKSPLDYRVPALLDFPAFTIFSTNYPAYKIFMLAVSVIIFVALLIVLKRTRVGLIVQAALTHPHMVGHLGHNVGRVFMVVFGVGSALAGLAGVIAGPALVTQSDMAAALGPILFVVIVFGGLGSLPGAFIASLVIGLVQTFAVALNGSLASAFGPLDPSAGPSVLTDIWDVTIAQVAPIVPYVLLVIILIVRPMGLMGTRES